One Aegilops tauschii subsp. strangulata cultivar AL8/78 chromosome 2, Aet v6.0, whole genome shotgun sequence genomic window, CTTCGACCACCATCTGCCGGGCGCATCCGGCTGGATCGCACAGTTCCTCGAAGCTGGTGTGCCACCCCTGCCGGATCTCATCCACCGGACATCATGGAGTCACCGGCCTCTCCTTCCCATCAGCACGGGGGAGATCCCCTTCCCGCCCCTCGCCTGTTTTTTCCTCCGACGAGCTGGACGTCGTCTCCCACGCACCCCCTCCACACCCTCTCAACCAGTGGTGATGCAGTAGTCACCATGGATGTGCCAACACCACCTTCAACCCCCCGGCAGCGAGATGTTACAACCCTTCGCGAGAGATGGTACAATCAGCTTGCATGGATGCTACGATTGACTTTTTTTTTTGCTTCATCCGACAGCTGGAGTTTGGTTGCTGATTTTTTTGCTGCAACCATGCTGGCTTTTTGCTACTACGATGATGGAAATTTGCTACATCCTCCGCGGTGAGTCGACCAATGTGGTGGCGGCTGGACGCCGGGCTGCCGTGATAATGCTACAACTGGCTTCGAGATTTGCTACAACTAGCATCTTGATTTGCTGGAACCTGCCACCATGTCTGCTGTAACCATTGTCGTAGTGCAGCGTTTTTGCCTCAACCAGCCAAGACATTTGCTGGAACCGGCACACAAAATTGCTGGAACAGGCTTCTCTCTTCTTGTCAACGCAACCATGGTGACCATGGCGGGGGACGACGTTTGCTTTTTTTTTTGCTGCAACCACACATCACAAACCTACGACCGGCGTTGCGCCGTGCTCAAATGGTGGCTTGCACCTTGGTTCCGTGCTACAAGCTACCATGGAGCGGGAGCAAGGGGTGAGGAGGAGTTGTGGCAATGGGGCCGGGGGTGAGCAAGGCGGTGCGGTGGCTGGGAGTGCAGGGTGTCCTAGGGGACGAGGGCGGCGTCATGCATGGCTGACGCCCGCCGGCACAAGGGGAAGGAAGAAGACGAGGAGGCAGAAAGAAGACGTCGCGAGGGATCCAATGGTACGGTTGCGTACGGCTGAATCAAGCGGCTAGGGGCCGACGGACCGAAATTTCGCCCAGCGCACCCGCTCCTAACATCGCCCATTTCTGTTTGTGTGCACCATCTAATACATCAGTATGCAACAGAAAAAATGATACACCGTACAAGGTTCAGACCAACTAAAAGAATTATACCAGCGCATCAACAGATTACACACAAACAACCAAGTGTATTTTGGCCTGCCAACAAAAAACGGAGTCTAAAGGAGATGTCAACTGAATGAGACCAAactatatctcatctagatgagttgtAAGCACTCTCATCAACATTTATACACCTTCGGTATTTTTTATATAAATGGACGCTAAAGATTTTGACAAAATTGATACAAAGGGAATTACTCTCCTACGATTCTGTAAGTTCAGAATATAATAAAACTGAAGTGATCTCTTGTACTCTGCTTGCTAATAAATACATGACCAGGTGGCTCGAGAGGGGTGTGTCGAACCACCACGGAAAATTATCTGTGCTGAGGACTGGCCGATCTCTCTAAGTTGCTTGACTATTGCCTCTTGTGTATCCCTGTCCCTTGGAAAGAAGCCTCCTACAGGAGGAGGTATAGGGATCATTGCCTCACAGCCCTTGCATGGATATTGACCATCTGTCAGAAGAACCGTCTTCAGGTCTGGAGCTCGACCCATCACGGTACTTGCAAATAACAAGTGATGGTCCAGTAGGGGCCTAAAACCACCAAACTGGAACTCTTTCAGTTGCCACTTCTGACAGCTCGTGAACCCAGGAATCTTCCATGAAGGTTCCACTCTCTGAGCACCAAAACATCTTATTCTTTCTTCATCACCCTCCAGGCATGGATGTTCAAACATCTGCATTCAACCGCCAATACCAAAATTATAAGGGGTTATGGTAGGATGTTCAAACATCTGCATTCAACCACAGATGTACAATCATAAAGAGACTACGATGGTGTTTTGAGTCAGATAGACTTGTATACATTCCAACTAGAAGTTTAAAAGAATGAGTAGAAGTACCTCAACATCAAATGTCTCAACAGATGGAGCAGCTTCAATGAGATTTAATGTCCATAACTGATCAAATTTTATAAAGATACCATGAATAAACAGCTTTCTTAGCTTGTTGAATGCAGCGCAGAGTTGTTTTCTTTCTGGTTGCATCCAGATCTGATGaacaaaacaaataaagaaaaagaTAAGTATACAATGATTGTGCATCTGTATGTTATAGAGGCAAGTTATGCGTGCACCAGGTTAGTCATTTGCCAAGTAATGGGATCCTTCCAGGCAATTATAAATATCTACTATATATACTTAAATAAAGAAGAATAGTGTTCCTCTTTCGTACAACCATGAGTTCCCCCTCTGTCTCTTCGCTTTGATTTTTTCCTCGTATATCTAGTTTTTTCTCCGGTTTTCCGTGAAAACCGTCTGAACTGTCCCACCTTTTATTGACTTACCAAGTAGAAATATGTCTTCTTTGGTAAACCAATGAGTTCTTATCAAATAAAATCCTAAAATTTATCTAGGTAGGTAAATCACGGGCAAGATTTGATAAAACATTTACTTACACAATCATATTAATATGGGTTCACAGCAACATACTATAATATTTATATCCCACTGCAACGCACCGGCAATTATCTACTTATATAATAAAAGCAAATTACTTGGTCAAGGAAGGAAGCAGCAAAACTAAAACAATCCTAGTGATGGTCCAACATGAAGTTCATACTAATGAAATAGCATAACCACAACATAACAGATATCTGCTAGAATTACCTTATATCCTCGAAAGTTTAAGGTTAGAGTATGTATGTTTGTGGCACCATCTAGAACCTGGCTTAAACTAAAGTCTTGGTGACAGAGAGTTGCATCACAGACAAGGGACAATTCCTTGAGTGACGGGACAGAACCAAAACACAAGGGGGCCTCGTGAAACAACCAAGCCTGCCAACGGACCCGCTCTAGTTTTGGAAGGCAGAGCACCTCAGCTCTTTTCAATGAGGACAAGTAGACTTCTAGAACTCTGAGATTTGAATGTGGCGCATTGATCTTCCATACAGACAAGTCCCCGGTGTCACAGTGGTCCAGACGAAGGTGCAGCAATTGCTTGCAACAATCAAACAGGAGGTGATTCATGTCGCGTTCAGCGAAGCGAACATTATGTAGATGGAGCCTTGTGAGGCAGCGAAGAACACTAGGGTACTCACTGAAAAATCCATCCACATCCCGAGCTTGCCGTACCATAACCTCGTTTTCAGAGTCCTTGACCGCCTTCTCTGTTAAAATGGCGAGTTCCAAATCTTTTAGCACCTCGCTGTCAATGGCATTGCTAACTAGCAGGCCAATGTCACGCGAGTAGTTGCCCATGAGATAAAGCTTGAGGCATAGTGTTGAGATGGTGTGTTCCCTGCGGGGCTGAGCCAAGAAGCTGCTAGTGGCTCTTGTCAGAGACGCCATTGCTTGATCAGTGTGTGCAGCCCCTGTACATGGGGCACTAAGGAAGTCCGTGACATTAAGTTTGAGATCAGGAAGTAACCACGGCAAGTTTCTCCACCGCGTTGACAACACGCTAGTCCTTGCTGCCATGGCAAGGTCAACTCTCCCCAAGATAGAGATTAAAATGTCATCGCTCAACGCGCTGAGCCTATCTTCCTCGCCTTTCTGCAACAAGAATATATATCATCCATGGATACAGTCAGGTCAACATGCAAAGAATAGAAGGTTCTAAGCATAAGTAATCGTTGCATCATCTCTAGCAAGAACACTGCACTTTTGTGATGTGTAAGATCATTTATTTGGAACTTCAGAACATAGGACATATGAACAGTAGGCAGAGCAGCTAGCAAAGAAGAACTTACATGGCGGCGCGCACTATCTGACTCCATGGATAATAACCTCCGAGTCCAGGGAGCCCTGAACATCGCGCTCATCTTTTATGTCGGGAGCTCTGGTCTCTATTTATTCAGAGAGAACGAGATGATGACGATGCTCTAAACCGGTCCGACCAGAATCTGAAGTAGAGAATCTCCGACTTCTGTTAGATGAAACCGAATAATAACCTCCTCCGAGTCCAGTATGCCTTCCAAAGCGCTCGTCTTTTATTTCCGGAGCGCTCGTCTGTATTTTTCAGACACAAGAGGAGACAGAAGTCGAGAATCCCCgacttttctctctctctctctatctctctgaGATGAAACCGAATCGTACAGACAACAGCCTGACGACCGCGTTGACACAATGCTTTACGCTGGAGAAGACGGACTATAATTTACGAGTATGTTCGACCGCATGGTAAATCCACATCCACACGTTGTTATTGCTGGTGGAGGAGGGGATTGCAGCCTGCAAAAAGGATCATCTCACGGCCCACAAAATCAACCACCCCGTCCGTCTTTCCAAATCCCTGTAAACGGACGCTCTTCCACTCGAATTGTTCTGCTATCAACAACGGATCCTGAAAATCAGCTGCCTTGGATAGAGTTGGGGAGGTTAACGAGCCCCTGAAAATCAAGCCAATCAATCAGTCCGGCACATCAGACCCTGCCTAGGACGCGAGGAGAGAAAGAGGGCAGCAGCCAAGCGACGGAGCGAGGGCCTCACCTTGTCCTTCTTCGAGGGCGGCGGCGTTCCGTCCGTGCCCGCTTGACGGCGGCTCGGGATAACCCTAGACTAGGCGAGATGCCAACCGCCCACCGCAGAGCAGGAGTTGtatgtttttttttctttgagAAATAGCAGGAGTTGTATGTAGTGCTATTGTCTTGGGCTAGAACGTGAGCCGCAACGGGCCTTCGTTTCGGACTAGATCATTTTTGGGCCTCCTGCGTTTGTGGCCCAGTTCAGCCTGGCTGAGTAAAAATAGGTTTTGGGTCAAGTTCCGCACTGAGTTTGGCCGCGGCATTCTAGGATGCCTCACTGAAGCGGCTACAGTAATCTGGCTGGTCCATTTCGTGCACAGTTAAAGAAAAAGTGAAGGGAAAAGGAGAGCATGAGGGCTCGATCCCTGGAGTTATTGTTCGTGTTAAGTAAAGGGGGTGAGACCTACCATATGACAcatctatatcaatataaaaATACCCAAAGGGGTAGATCCAATTAATCTCGTccatcaaatcatgtcaatccAACAACCTAAAccgcttcaatgtcgagcgctctaTACGTtaagcgtgcagttaatttcatgctaAATATAGTGatatcacataataacacgcaaataatatcctacttaatatccacatgcacttaatatatttccaaattaacgtgcattgcatgTACACATTGACTAGTGTGGTAAGCAATACAAATATTCAAAAAAAGGAAGGCGAGCATACTTGAAGTGAGTCAAGTCGGTTTTCTCAGGgtgtttttttctttcttttcttttttcttctccgttttttcattttttttctttagttttattcattttatttttctttaattTATTTTGTTCTTTTTCGGTTTTCATTTGTTTCCTTTCATTCTCTTGGTTACCATTCTGCATTTTTTGTTTATGCCAACAACATTTTCCTAAttcacatttaacattttttaatataaatataattttcataaataCATGGTCAATACTTTTATACGcatttttaacatttttcaaatacaagattcTTTGTGtgttaattttttttgaaaacatCATCAACATTTTTAATACACACTTCTAAACTTTTTCAAATTCTTGATTGACATTTTTAAATACAATATTAACATATTCTAAAAGGGTCAACATTTTTTATATGCaaattaacatttttcaaattcttgaTTAACAGTTTTTAATGCAATATTACCATTTTTTTAAACACACGGTCAACATTGTTTTTAAATTTTTTAACATTTTTCTAATTCTTGATTAACATGTTACAAATGCttgtttaacatttttatatacatgataaaagatcatcattttttaatacatggtaaACAAGTCCTATATAaatttaacattttttcaaatgctttattaacatttttcaaatacttgtttaacatttttttcaaatccttgattaatatttttatatatatgattaatatttttggtatttttttaatAGATGGTCAACGTTTTCTCGAGACAtgttaacatttttcaaatgcttgattaacttttttcaaaaacatgttcaacATTTATTTTAAATGCCtgattaattttttttaaatacaagATCTTCTTTTCGGACACATAGTTTTTtatacatttttcatatacatatAAACATTTTCTCTATTCACATTTAACTCTTTTCTAATGCTTGGCTaatatttgttttattttttaatatatatatatatatatatatatgtataaaaacataatataatataaacaaattaaaaaaataaagcagAAGCGAACACATAAAACGtataaagaagaagaaaaaaatggcCTCTCGCGCGCCTGGGCTTGCCCAATTCGCCCTCCCCTTCAGCGAGGGTTTTCCCTAGGCAAAGAATTTGGTTGCCCGCGGGCGCCCCTATTTGTCGCCTTACGCGAGCGCAGGGGGACCCTTGCGTCGGGGAGGTGCCCCAGATGGGCCGGCCCGTGAGGTTTTTATACAGCGTAAATGCATTAATCCGAAAAACTAAAATCAGCGTAAATGCATTAATCCGAAAAACTAAAAACCCTGTTTCCAGGATTCGAACCCTGGTCACCTCGTTAAGTGATGCTGCTACTAGCCATCCCAACTACTAATTAGTACATTTTTTGGCAATAGATCAGGGTAACATGAACTATGTTGGCTGTAGAATATTCACTTCATGAACTATTTTTTCATCCATGCAAAGAATTTGTACTTTTCTTTATAATTTAAAAATATTATATCTACACAGACACACCgacatatgtgtgtgtgtgtttgtttatTACAAAAAAAACACTCCTCGAAAACACATTTGAAAAATGtggaacaagtatttaaaaaaatgttgaacaagtatttgtaaaatgttgaacaagtatttaaaaatgttgaataagtac contains:
- the LOC109773203 gene encoding uncharacterized protein isoform X1, producing the protein MSAMFRAPWTRRLLSMESDSARRHKGEEDRLSALSDDILISILGRVDLAMAARTSVLSTRWRNLPWLLPDLKLNVTDFLSAPCTGAAHTDQAMASLTRATSSFLAQPRREHTISTLCLKLYLMGNYSRDIGLLVSNAIDSEVLKDLELAILTEKAVKDSENEVMVRQARDVDGFFSEYPSVLRCLTRLHLHNVRFAERDMNHLLFDCCKQLLHLRLDHCDTGDLSVWKINAPHSNLRVLEVYLSSLKRAEVLCLPKLERVRWQAWLFHEAPLCFGSVPSLKELSLVCDATLCHQDFSLSQVLDGATNIHTLTLNFRGYKIWMQPERKQLCAAFNKLRKLFIHGIFIKFDQLWTLNLIEAAPSVETFDVEMFEHPCLEGDEERIRCFGAQRVEPSWKIPGFTSCQKWQLKEFQFGGFRPLLDHHLLFASTVMGRAPDLKTVLLTDGQYPCKGCEAMIPIPPPVGGFFPRDRDTQEAIVKQLREIGQSSAQIIFRGGSTHPSRATWSCIY
- the LOC109773203 gene encoding F-box/FBD/LRR-repeat protein At3g52680 isoform X2, coding for MSAMFRAPWTRRLLSMESDSARRHKGEEDRLSALSDDILISILGRVDLAMAARTSVLSTRWRNLPWLLPDLKLNVTDFLSAPCTGAAHTDQAMASLTRATSSFLAQPRREHTISTLCLKLYLMGNYSRDIGLLVSNAIDSEVLKDLELAILTEKAVKDSENEVMVRQARDVDGFFSEYPSVLRCLTRLHLHNVRFAERDMNHLLFDCCKQLLHLRLDHCDTGDLSVWKINAPHSNLRVLEVYLSSLKRAEVLCLPKLERVRWQAWLFHEAPLCFGSVPSLKELSLVCDATLCHQDFSLSQVLDGATNIHTLTLNFRGYKIWMQPERKQLCAAFNKLRKLFIHGIFIKFDQLWTLNLIEAAPSVETFDVEMFEHPTITPYNFGIGG